CGGCGAAGCGCTGCCGGACGCTCTCCAGGGACCAGAGCGTCCCGTCGCCGAACCTCCGCTCCTGGAGGGACTTCCGGGCCTGCTGGAGCTGGCGCCGGCAGAGGGCGACGGCCCAGAGCGTGCCCGTGAGCCGTTCCACGGCGATATGGGCGGCGAAGGACGTCATCCCGCGGCCGACCCGGCCGACGAGGTGGGTGCGCGGCAGCCGTACGCCGTCGAGGCGCAGGTGGCCCGTGCCGGAGCCGTCGAACAGCTCCGAGTCGGCCGGCTCGACGCTCACGCCCTCGGCGGTGGCGGGCACCAGGACCCAGGTGAAGTTGGTGAAGTGGCTTCCCTCGCGATGCCGGGCCAGCACCAGGAAGTGGTCGGCGTGGGTGGCGTTGGTGATCCAGCGTTTGACGCCGCTCACCGTGAGCCCGCCCTGCTCGATCGTCACGGTGGTGGAGAGCCCGGTGAGGTCCGAGCCGGAGCCCTCGTCGGTGGCGGCGAGGGCGAGGACCGAACGCCCGGCCAGCGCCTCGTCCAGGACGAGCGCGGCCTGTTCGCCGCCGAGGGTGAGCAGCGGTACGGCGGTGGCGATCTGGACGCACAGGGCGAGCGTGGTGCCGATGCCGGAGACCGCGTCCGCGTCGGCCATCAGCCGGCTCAGCACCGGTACGTCGACGCCCGCCGCCGGGTCGCCGCCGACGAAGGCGGAGCGGAGCCGGCCGGCGGCGCCGAGGGCGGCCCAGAGCGTCCGGCCGTCCGCTCCGGCGGGCAGCCCGGGGGGCTCCGCCGCGCCCACGGGCGGCGCGGACGGCACGGCTCGGCCGGCGAGGGCGAGCCGGGGGCGGGTGGCCCTGCCGCCGGGCGGGCCCTTGGCGGCGTCCTCGGCCGGGTGGTCCGGCGGGCTATCGGACAAGGCGCACCTCCGGGTCCATCAACGTGAGCCGGCCGTCCGCCTGGTGGAGGCGGTCGTTGCTGTAGTTCAGTGGCGCGGAGCGCAGGTCGCGCAGGGCCGCCTCCAGCCGGGTGGAGGAGTCCTTGAGGTAGCCGTGGCGCAGTCCGACGGTCTCGACGAGCAGGTCGACGGCCGCGTGGCACTCCTGGGAAGCGGTGATCTTCAGTGCGTTCAAGAGCAGTTGCACCCGGGGCGCGGAGACGTCGGGGGCGGCGGCGACGGCCTGCTCGGTGTGGCGCAGCAGGGCGTGCACGGTGTCGATCTTCTGGCGGGCGGCGGAGAGCCGTCCCAGGAGCAGTTCGGAGCCGAGGTCGAAGCGGCCCCGGCCGGCCGGGGTGCGCAGGAGGGTCACCACCCGCGACAGGGCTCCGGCGGCCGTGCCGAGCCAGGCGGCGGACCACGCCAGGTGGGCGAGGGGGCCGAAGACCTCGACGGCGATCCGGGAGAACTGGCCGCTCCCGCCGACGACCTGGTCCGCGGGCACCTGTCCCCGGAGCCGCAGGGCCACGCTGTGGCTGGCCCGCATGCCCATCGGCTGCCAGTCGCCGCTCTCCTCGACGGAGAGCTGGTCCCGGCCGGCGTAGACGAGGGAGACCTGACTCGGGGAGGTCGCCTCCGGCGGCTGCACGGTGATGAGGAAGCCGTCGGCGTGCGCGCCGCCCGTGACGATCGGCGCGAACCGGTCGACGACCAGATCCGTGCCGGACCGGTCGGTCCGCGAGCCGGCGGTCAGCAGGTGGCCGCCCTTGCCCGCCTCGGTGGTGACGGACGCCAGGTAGACGCGCCCGGCCGCGATCCCGGGGAGCAGCGCGGTCCGCAGGCTCTGGGTGGCGTGCCCGACGACGGCGGCCACCTGCTGGCAGTGCATGCCGAGGATCATGGCGACGGACATGTCGGCCCGGCCCAGTGCGACGCATACGTCGAGGAGTTCGTCGACGTTCGCGCCGAGGCCGCCGTACTC
The nucleotide sequence above comes from Streptomyces sp. NBC_01116. Encoded proteins:
- a CDS encoding acyl-CoA dehydrogenase family protein; translated protein: MSTVLPAEPAATSDLFAGQSPLERARYVAGIAADHAPRHDEAADFPVEALAALRETRLLGLTVPVEYGGLGANVDELLDVCVALGRADMSVAMILGMHCQQVAAVVGHATQSLRTALLPGIAAGRVYLASVTTEAGKGGHLLTAGSRTDRSGTDLVVDRFAPIVTGGAHADGFLITVQPPEATSPSQVSLVYAGRDQLSVEESGDWQPMGMRASHSVALRLRGQVPADQVVGGSGQFSRIAVEVFGPLAHLAWSAAWLGTAAGALSRVVTLLRTPAGRGRFDLGSELLLGRLSAARQKIDTVHALLRHTEQAVAAAPDVSAPRVQLLLNALKITASQECHAAVDLLVETVGLRHGYLKDSSTRLEAALRDLRSAPLNYSNDRLHQADGRLTLMDPEVRLVR
- a CDS encoding acyl-CoA dehydrogenase family protein, encoding MSDSPPDHPAEDAAKGPPGGRATRPRLALAGRAVPSAPPVGAAEPPGLPAGADGRTLWAALGAAGRLRSAFVGGDPAAGVDVPVLSRLMADADAVSGIGTTLALCVQIATAVPLLTLGGEQAALVLDEALAGRSVLALAATDEGSGSDLTGLSTTVTIEQGGLTVSGVKRWITNATHADHFLVLARHREGSHFTNFTWVLVPATAEGVSVEPADSELFDGSGTGHLRLDGVRLPRTHLVGRVGRGMTSFAAHIAVERLTGTLWAVALCRRQLQQARKSLQERRFGDGTLWSLESVRQRFADCLVRAHQLDALTERLAERVARRHDTAAASVLKASAAQTVAHVLGICAQLQGSEGFATGGAQWTRAQAALWSIGGGATEVVLSAVAGAAEPLLAELAP